The following are encoded in a window of Roseimaritima ulvae genomic DNA:
- a CDS encoding sigma-54-dependent transcriptional regulator, whose translation MADKTSTKDSSADAADGTADEPDRSEFSLLIVDNDPAHARAMTESLERVGYRCTVATSGPEGARLIERETFDVVITDMVMNDIDGMKILALARKRLPDCEVVLVTGHASVPVAVEAMQEGAFTFLEKPITPQRLRAVTEKAVEAVRLKRQNTELRQRLDERFGFEGIIYASPEMHRVIDRLKRIAPTDATVLITGESGTGKEMIAQAIHQNSPRRNKRIVELNTRAVSENLVESELFGHVKGAFTDAVGDRVGAFEYANGGSLFLDEVGDMPMSTQIKLLRVLEEHEITRVGDNKSIKVNVRLISATNRPLEDMVEDGTFRNDLYFRIKVVTVTLPPLRERRDDIVPLMDHFRKMFLKRHSKPAAHFTPDVTKRFFAYDWPGNIRQLRNFVETMVVLDNDASLGVDDLPPELHEGVPDDAPVAISSQGPASMVGKTLAEIERWAIEETLRLTGGNREKAAEQLGIGARTLYRRLDQYKKDEEQ comes from the coding sequence ATGGCAGATAAAACAAGCACTAAAGATTCTTCAGCGGATGCGGCGGACGGCACGGCGGACGAGCCGGATCGTTCGGAGTTCTCCTTGCTGATCGTGGACAACGACCCGGCCCACGCGCGAGCGATGACGGAAAGTCTCGAACGGGTCGGTTATCGCTGCACGGTCGCCACCAGCGGCCCCGAAGGGGCGCGGCTGATCGAACGGGAAACTTTTGATGTGGTGATCACCGACATGGTGATGAACGATATCGACGGCATGAAAATCCTGGCTTTGGCGCGAAAACGGTTGCCCGACTGCGAGGTCGTATTGGTGACCGGCCACGCCAGTGTTCCAGTGGCCGTCGAAGCGATGCAAGAAGGCGCCTTCACGTTCCTGGAAAAACCCATCACGCCTCAGCGCCTGCGGGCGGTGACCGAAAAAGCCGTCGAAGCGGTGCGGCTGAAACGCCAGAACACCGAACTCCGCCAGCGGCTCGACGAACGCTTTGGGTTCGAGGGGATTATCTACGCCAGCCCCGAAATGCATCGCGTCATCGATCGGCTCAAACGCATCGCCCCCACCGACGCGACCGTGCTGATCACCGGCGAAAGCGGTACGGGAAAAGAAATGATCGCCCAGGCGATCCATCAGAACAGCCCCCGCCGTAACAAACGGATCGTCGAGCTGAACACCCGAGCGGTGTCCGAAAACCTCGTCGAAAGCGAACTGTTTGGGCACGTTAAAGGGGCCTTCACCGACGCCGTGGGCGATCGCGTGGGGGCCTTCGAATATGCCAACGGCGGCTCGTTATTCCTAGACGAAGTCGGCGATATGCCGATGAGCACGCAGATTAAATTGCTGCGGGTGTTGGAAGAGCACGAGATCACGCGGGTCGGTGATAATAAATCGATCAAAGTAAATGTGCGGTTGATCAGTGCGACCAATCGTCCGTTGGAAGATATGGTCGAAGATGGGACGTTCCGCAACGATTTGTACTTCCGCATCAAAGTCGTCACCGTGACGCTGCCGCCGCTGCGCGAGCGCCGCGACGACATCGTGCCGCTGATGGACCATTTCCGGAAAATGTTCCTTAAACGTCACAGCAAACCCGCCGCGCACTTCACCCCAGATGTGACCAAGCGGTTTTTTGCTTACGACTGGCCGGGAAATATCCGCCAGCTGCGAAACTTTGTGGAAACCATGGTCGTGCTGGATAATGATGCCAGTTTGGGCGTCGACGACCTGCCGCCGGAACTGCACGAAGGCGTTCCGGATGACGCGCCCGTAGCGATCTCGTCGCAGGGACCGGCCAGCATGGTCGGAAAAACGCTGGCGGAAATCGAACGCTGGGCGATTGAAGAAACGTTGCGATTAACCGGAGGCAATCGCGAGAAAGCGGCCGAACAGTTGGGCATCGGCGCGCGGACACTGTACCGTCGGTTGGATCAATACAAAAAAGACGAAGAACAATAA
- the mnmA gene encoding tRNA 2-thiouridine(34) synthase MnmA, which produces MARIVLAMSGGVDSSAAAHLLCDAGHEVIGVFMRHGEESSEVCRTDAPQLPVVQRAGHKQGCCTASDAADARRVADRLGIAFYALNLQRDFRRIVDYFVDDYTRGRTPNPCVQCNNWIKFGRLFDYADGVEADFVATGHYAQLAADPDGGVPHLLRGIDSSKDQSYVLYGIRRDRLRRMLLPVGGYTKKRIRELAGEIGLSVADKKDSQEICFVTSGHHSDFVRARRGQDAPSTAGAFVDMEGEVVGQHSGYEAFTVGQRKGLGIALGEPHFVVRIEPETRNVVLGPRPALLRRGLVADDANWLIEPPAVGQTISCSVQIRYNSPPKPARMTIEDASASSFRVEFEQPEEGVAPGQAAVVYDGPRVLGGGWIDCSIS; this is translated from the coding sequence GTGGCACGAATTGTTTTAGCGATGAGCGGTGGAGTGGATTCGAGCGCGGCTGCGCACCTGCTGTGCGACGCCGGGCACGAGGTGATCGGGGTGTTTATGCGGCACGGCGAAGAATCCAGTGAAGTCTGTCGCACCGATGCGCCGCAGTTGCCCGTCGTGCAACGCGCCGGCCACAAGCAGGGCTGCTGCACGGCCAGTGACGCCGCCGATGCTCGGCGAGTCGCCGATCGGCTGGGAATCGCTTTTTACGCGCTGAACCTGCAACGGGACTTCCGCCGCATCGTCGATTATTTCGTCGATGATTACACCCGCGGACGCACGCCCAATCCCTGCGTGCAGTGCAACAACTGGATCAAGTTCGGGCGATTGTTCGACTATGCCGATGGGGTCGAAGCGGATTTTGTCGCTACCGGGCATTATGCCCAGCTAGCCGCCGATCCGGATGGGGGCGTGCCTCACCTGCTCCGCGGAATCGATTCCAGCAAAGATCAATCGTACGTGTTGTATGGGATCCGTCGCGATCGGCTGCGACGCATGCTGTTGCCGGTCGGGGGGTACACGAAAAAGCGGATTCGCGAGTTGGCCGGTGAGATCGGGTTGTCGGTTGCCGACAAGAAGGACAGCCAAGAAATCTGTTTCGTCACCAGCGGCCACCATAGCGATTTCGTGCGGGCTCGGCGTGGCCAGGATGCGCCTTCGACGGCCGGAGCCTTTGTCGATATGGAGGGCGAGGTCGTGGGCCAGCACAGCGGCTACGAAGCGTTCACCGTGGGCCAACGCAAGGGTTTGGGGATCGCCTTGGGGGAACCTCATTTTGTCGTTCGCATCGAACCAGAAACTCGAAACGTGGTGTTAGGTCCCCGTCCGGCACTGTTGCGGCGGGGCTTGGTCGCCGATGACGCCAATTGGTTGATCGAACCGCCGGCGGTGGGACAGACGATCTCGTGCAGCGTGCAGATCCGCTACAACAGTCCCCCCAAACCGGCTCGGATGACGATCGAAGACGCATCGGCCAGCTCGTTTCGCGTCGAATTTGAGCAACCCGAAGAAGGCGTCGCACCGGGTCAGGCCGCCGTCGTCTACGACGGCCCCCGGGTCCTGGGCGGCGGCTGGATCGACTGCTCGATATCATAA
- the prfB gene encoding peptide chain release factor 2 (programmed frameshift) yields the protein MDAELTQRSEAISKRLVQLRDSLDYSAKQQAIKDIELQMGEAGFWDNSESAQQTVATLKGLKGIVDPMRGLIASADDLDALMEMADEEPEMADEVRAEIGRLEAVLDSLELKALLNGPNDAAGALLTINARDGGTDANDWADMMLRMYSAWAVANDFKIELLDRHDNEEAGINHATIAVRGPMAYGYLKGEEGIHRLVRISPFNSEGKRQTSFAAVDVSPEIDDSIDIDIQDKDVREDRYRAGGAGGQHVNKTDSAIRLTHIPTNTVVQCQNERSQHQNRATAWKMLRAKMARIEESKREAEQANKYANKASTGFGSQIRNYFLHPDQRVKDARTGHYVGNFQAVMDGSELQGFLDAFLRWRAKEMSDAKV from the exons ATGGATGCCGAGCTGACTCAACGAAGTGAAGCGATTAGCAAGCGTTTGGTCCAACTACGAGACAGTCTT GACTACTCTGCCAAACAGCAAGCCATCAAGGACATCGAGCTGCAGATGGGCGAGGCGGGGTTCTGGGACAATTCCGAATCCGCTCAGCAAACCGTCGCCACGCTGAAGGGGCTGAAGGGCATCGTCGACCCCATGCGGGGACTGATCGCTTCGGCGGACGACCTCGATGCGCTGATGGAAATGGCGGACGAGGAGCCGGAAATGGCCGACGAAGTCCGCGCCGAAATCGGCCGTTTGGAAGCCGTCCTCGACAGCCTGGAACTGAAAGCTTTGCTGAACGGTCCCAACGACGCGGCCGGCGCCTTGTTGACGATCAATGCTCGCGATGGCGGCACCGATGCCAACGACTGGGCCGATATGATGCTGCGGATGTACTCCGCGTGGGCGGTCGCCAACGACTTCAAAATCGAACTGCTCGACCGCCACGACAACGAGGAAGCGGGTATCAATCACGCCACCATCGCCGTCCGCGGTCCGATGGCGTACGGCTACCTGAAAGGCGAAGAGGGCATCCACCGACTGGTTCGGATCAGCCCCTTCAACAGCGAAGGCAAACGCCAAACCAGCTTCGCCGCCGTGGACGTGTCCCCGGAAATCGATGACTCGATCGATATCGATATCCAGGACAAAGACGTGCGTGAAGACCGCTACCGAGCCGGCGGCGCGGGCGGCCAACATGTCAACAAAACCGACAGCGCGATCCGCCTGACCCACATCCCCACCAACACGGTGGTGCAGTGCCAGAACGAACGCAGCCAACACCAGAACCGGGCCACCGCCTGGAAGATGTTGCGAGCCAAAATGGCGAGGATCGAAGAATCCAAACGCGAAGCCGAGCAGGCTAATAAATACGCCAACAAGGCCAGCACCGGATTCGGTTCCCAGATCCGCAACTATTTCCTGCATCCCGATCAACGCGTCAAAGACGCGCGAACCGGGCACTACGTCGGCAACTTCCAAGCCGTCATGGACGGCAGTGAACTGCAGGGCTTCCTGGACGCCTTCTTGCGTTGGCGAGCCAAAGAGATGTCCGACGCCAAAGTTTAA
- a CDS encoding SGNH/GDSL hydrolase family protein: MSAQARSHRSARFRKLAFRSAAVALGLVPFVLLEVALRQLPAPRELVATPPPAESQPGAVPVEAYDPDPLVDLHQLRPLFTLSDSADVWEIPTSRRNFFQPAQFARHKPANGRRIFVVGGSTVQGRPYSTETAFAELLRVQCQTAWPQFEWEIVNCGGVSYAAYRVAAIVDEVLQHEPDAVVVYTGHNEFLEARTYAVQRRIPPSLAPWLAAGCRLRIVQWPATWLRSPPPQRSVLGGEVDAVLDHPGGLELFEREPEFRTCVIDHFQLSLCRIAEACRAAEVPLVFCVPASDVLSVPPFKSAPPSAEEAPAAVAQQVQQSWRQATDPQRSSEQRVEACRQVLKLDPLHAGAAYMWGRQLWQREDYDEAATWLLVARDRDVCPLRATSEIEARVRQAAERYGTMLVDVPGSFASPQQSSICQVRRFVDHVHPRIDGGHTRIADALFQQLAASPALALPPAECGSDQRAAAVDAYLAGFDVSYFERGNQRLEGLRRWAAGRGGDPLTP, from the coding sequence ATGTCCGCCCAAGCCCGCTCCCATCGCTCCGCCCGGTTCCGAAAGCTGGCGTTTCGATCGGCCGCGGTTGCCCTGGGCTTGGTCCCCTTCGTGCTGCTCGAAGTCGCTCTGCGGCAGCTGCCCGCGCCGCGAGAACTTGTCGCGACGCCGCCGCCAGCTGAGTCGCAACCAGGTGCGGTGCCGGTGGAAGCTTACGATCCCGATCCATTGGTCGACCTGCATCAATTGCGGCCATTGTTCACGCTTTCGGACTCGGCGGACGTGTGGGAGATCCCCACATCGCGACGCAATTTTTTCCAGCCCGCTCAGTTCGCTCGCCACAAACCGGCTAACGGTCGGCGCATTTTTGTTGTCGGTGGGTCCACCGTCCAAGGCCGGCCCTACTCGACCGAAACCGCCTTCGCCGAGCTGCTTCGGGTGCAATGCCAAACCGCTTGGCCACAGTTTGAGTGGGAGATTGTAAACTGTGGCGGCGTGTCGTATGCCGCTTATCGGGTCGCGGCGATCGTGGATGAAGTGCTGCAGCATGAACCCGACGCGGTGGTGGTGTACACCGGCCACAACGAATTTTTGGAAGCTCGCACCTACGCCGTCCAGCGGCGGATTCCACCGTCGTTGGCGCCCTGGTTGGCGGCGGGGTGCCGGTTGCGGATCGTGCAGTGGCCGGCGACGTGGCTGAGATCGCCGCCGCCGCAGCGCAGCGTGCTGGGCGGCGAAGTCGATGCGGTGTTGGATCACCCGGGCGGCTTAGAGTTGTTCGAACGCGAGCCGGAATTTCGCACCTGCGTGATTGACCACTTTCAATTGTCCCTGTGCCGGATCGCCGAAGCTTGCCGCGCCGCCGAGGTGCCGCTGGTGTTCTGCGTGCCGGCTTCCGATGTCTTGTCGGTGCCGCCCTTCAAATCGGCTCCACCATCCGCCGAGGAGGCTCCCGCCGCGGTGGCTCAGCAGGTGCAGCAAAGCTGGCGGCAAGCCACCGATCCGCAGCGTTCCAGCGAGCAGCGCGTGGAGGCTTGTCGGCAAGTCCTGAAGCTGGACCCGCTGCATGCCGGAGCAGCGTATATGTGGGGGCGGCAATTGTGGCAGCGGGAAGACTACGACGAGGCGGCGACTTGGTTGTTGGTGGCACGCGACCGTGACGTCTGCCCGCTGCGAGCAACCAGCGAGATCGAAGCGCGGGTGCGGCAGGCGGCCGAGCGGTACGGGACGATGCTGGTGGACGTGCCCGGTTCATTTGCCTCCCCGCAGCAAAGTTCGATCTGTCAGGTCCGCCGTTTTGTGGACCACGTTCATCCGCGAATCGATGGCGGCCATACGCGGATCGCCGACGCCCTGTTCCAGCAACTAGCCGCCTCCCCCGCGCTGGCCCTGCCGCCGGCCGAATGCGGTTCGGACCAGCGCGCGGCCGCTGTGGATGCTTATCTAGCCGGTTTTGACGTCAGCTATTTCGAACGCGGCAACCAGCGGCTAGAAGGGCTGCGGCGGTGGGCAGCGGGCCGAGGCGGTGACCCCCTGACGCCGTAG